The Henckelia pumila isolate YLH828 chromosome 2, ASM3356847v2, whole genome shotgun sequence genome includes a window with the following:
- the LOC140879096 gene encoding uncharacterized protein → MSSFEESTSKSCKVRLFGFELETGHGRETSREKLGFAEGDESANSSSAISSSATEKYRSDKTSTGVLEVPAEDKKLECQYCFKVFGNSQALGGHQNAHKKERMRKKRLQLQARKASINYYIQPFYNHNKISPNSKYDPNIYHGSNSTWLYDPSCHAIPESAPDEKVQISFRPSDSDDVNVIDSESLRWHKNSRLVDRSSSQQNHTFYPKPANGSTKMKIWPSSWPGSKKISDGDHSLDLQLGLSLYSTV, encoded by the coding sequence ATGTCTAGCTTTGAAGAATCCACATCAAAATCTTGCAAGGTTAGACTATTCGGGTTCGAGCTCGAAACCGGACACGGCCGTGAGACGAGTCGGGAGAAATTAGGGTTTGCGGAAGGTGACGAGAGCGCGAATTCATCGTCGGCGATATCCTCTTCGGCGACCGAGAAGTATCGTTCCGACAAAACCTCGACCGGAGTGCTCGAGGTGCCCGCGGAGGACAAGAAGTTGGAGTGCCAATATTGTTTCAAGGTTTTTGGAAACTCCCAAGCGTTAGGGGGGCATCAAAATGCTCATAAGAAGGAGAGAATGAGGAAAAAGAGGCTTCAACTTCAAGCAAGAAAGGCCAGCATCAATTATTATATTCAACCCTTTTATAATCACAATAAAATCAGTCCTAATTCCAAGTATGACCCGAATATTTATCATGGATCTAACTCGACATGGCTTTATGATCCCTCATGTCACGCCATCCCCGAATCCGCCCCCGACGAAAAAGTGCAAATAAGTTTTCGTCCTTCTGATTCTGATGATGTTAATGTTATTGATTCTGAAAGTTTGAGGTGGCACAAGAATTCTCGACTAGTAGACCGATCATCGTCTCAACAAAATCATACGTTCTATCCGAAACCCGCTAACGGATCGACGAAGATGAAGATCTGGCCTTCCTCTTGGCCTGGTTCGAAGAAGATTAGTGATGGAGATCATTCTTTGGATCTTCAATTAGGGTTGAGTTTATATTCCACAGTGTGA